Proteins from one Melospiza melodia melodia isolate bMelMel2 chromosome 18, bMelMel2.pri, whole genome shotgun sequence genomic window:
- the LOC134426674 gene encoding putative short-chain dehydrogenase/reductase family 42E member 2, whose protein sequence is MPEGSREELPSSPPCESQGTEPAGLLAPRSSRTMVTGGGGYLGYNLGCALVSSGIAVVLFDLRKPKWEIPRGADFFKGDVRDYEAVFKACEGVDCVFHVAACGMSGLEQLQKKDQIESINVGGTKVIIDVCKQRNIPRLIYTSTVNVVFGGKPIEEGDEETVPYFPLEKQFNHYSRTKAIADQMVLAANGTLLKGGDKLHTCVLRPPGIYGPEEQRHLPRVAINIQRRLFNFKFGNHKVQMNWVHIGNLVQAHLLAAEALTSEKGYVASGQAYYIHDGENVIFSEWIVPLFEKLGYRKPWIHIPVLLAHIAATVMEYLHLILKPVFSFTPFLTRNEVWNVTVTHTFRIDKARNQLGYKPKKFSFADSVDHYLKTRPTCQEDHTFLKMVFVFGILLSFVILSFF, encoded by the exons ATGCCAGAGGGATCCAGGGAAGAGCTCCCCAGCAGCCCACCCTGTGAGAGCCAGGGGacagagcctgcagggctgctggctcccaggagcagcaggacaatGGTGACAGGAGGTGGAGGCTACCTGGGGTACAATCTGGGATGTGCCCTGGTCAGCTCAGGAATTGCTGTTGTGCTCTTTGATCTTCGCAAACCCAAATGGGAAATTCCACGCGGAGCGGATTTTTTCAAG gGTGATGTGAGGGATTATGAAGCAGTGTTCAAAGCATGTGAAGGGGTTGACTGTGTTTTCCATGTAGCTGCATGTGGAATGTCAGGATTGGAACAA CTTCAAAAGAAAGATCAGATTGAATCCATAAATGTTGGAGGCACAAAAGTAATAATTGATG TCTGCAAACAAAGAAATATCCCCAGACTGATCTATACCAGTACAGTGAATGTGGTGTTTGGAGGGAAGCCTATTGAAGAAGGAGATGAAGAAACTGTTCCATATTTTCCACTGGAAAAG CAATTTAATCATTATTCCAGAACCAAGGCAATTGCAGACCAAATGGTTCTTGCTGCTAATGGAACTTTACTCAAAG GAGGGGACAAGCTCCACACGTGTGTGCTGCGCCCGCCGGGCATCTACGGACCAGAAGAGCAGCGGCACCTGCCTCGAGTAGCT ATAAACATTCAGCGGAGACTTTTCAACTTCAAGTTTGGGAATCACAAGGTTCAGATGAACTGGGTTCACATTGGAAATCTAGTGCAAGCTCATTTACTGGCTGCTGAGGCTCTCACCTCTGAGAAGGGCTATGTGGCT AGTGGCCAGGCTTACTACATCCATGATGGTGAAAATGTCATCTTCTCTGAGTGGATTGTGCCTTTG TTTGAAAAATTAGGCTACAGGAAACCTTGGATACACATTCCTGTTCTCCTGGCTCATATAGcag CCACTGTGATGGAATATTTGCACCTGATACTAAAGCCAGTTTTTAGCTTTACACCTTTCTTGACAAGGAATGAg GTGTGGAATGTCACTGTAACTCACACCTTCCGAATTGACAAGGCACGAAATCAGCTCGGTTACAAACCAAAGAAATTCTCATTCGCTGACTCTGTGGATCATTACCTAAAAACAAGACCTACCTGCCAAGAAGATCACACATTCCTTAAAATGGTGTTTGTTTTTGGCATTTTGTTAAGTTTTgtcattctttctttcttctaA